A stretch of the Desulforamulus ferrireducens genome encodes the following:
- a CDS encoding copper amine oxidase N-terminal domain-containing protein, with translation MKRFIGIVIMLAILLSFSSAATAEPIKIMVDGKYLSPTSSPTYINDRLMVPMRSIFEALNANVTWYNGAVIASLGTTEIQLKPNENFAKINGQKVIMSVPSTVVNGVTLVPLRFIGEAMGADVDWLNDLQTVLITSKQFKEDKERYKSYAEFRTMATAYETTKDKFTSLKASYDQFAAILNPIINEINPLISSKSNSVKTQASAELSKLKNLEGLSLDIQSLSNSTIALAPIKRPISDLYTGLKVTLEQLAKDGVNSTTESGWTYMLEQKKKTEDLIETTNLNLVEERAKVLDYYSKYV, from the coding sequence TTGAAAAGGTTTATTGGTATAGTCATAATGTTAGCTATTCTACTTTCTTTTAGCAGTGCAGCTACAGCCGAACCAATAAAAATAATGGTGGACGGTAAATACTTAAGTCCCACCTCCAGTCCCACCTACATTAATGATCGCCTGATGGTTCCTATGAGATCCATTTTTGAGGCTCTCAATGCCAATGTTACTTGGTATAACGGCGCTGTTATAGCCAGTCTGGGAACCACCGAAATTCAACTAAAACCTAATGAAAACTTCGCCAAAATCAATGGTCAAAAGGTAATTATGTCCGTACCCAGCACCGTAGTAAACGGAGTAACTCTAGTACCTCTACGCTTTATAGGCGAAGCCATGGGAGCAGATGTTGACTGGCTTAATGACTTACAAACAGTATTAATTACTTCTAAACAGTTTAAGGAAGATAAAGAACGCTATAAAAGTTACGCAGAATTCCGCACCATGGCCACTGCCTATGAAACCACTAAAGACAAGTTCACATCTTTAAAGGCATCATACGATCAGTTTGCCGCAATCTTAAATCCGATTATTAATGAAATCAATCCGTTAATATCCAGTAAAAGCAATTCTGTAAAGACCCAAGCATCTGCTGAACTAAGCAAACTCAAAAATCTAGAAGGTTTAAGCTTAGATATTCAAAGCTTAAGTAATTCTACCATTGCATTAGCCCCTATCAAGAGGCCGATAAGCGACTTATATACTGGTCTAAAGGTAACCCTTGAACAGTTAGCTAAAGACGGTGTAAACTCAACTACAGAGTCCGGGTGGACTTATATGTTGGAGCAAAAGAAAAAAACCGAGGATCTTATCGAAACTACCAACCTAAATTTAGTTGAGGAACGAGCAAAGGTATTAGACTATTATAGTAAATATGTGTAA